One segment of Fibrobacter sp. UWB10 DNA contains the following:
- a CDS encoding permease-like cell division protein FtsX gives MRQHRTVILPSFATIFLCSLLLAASFTAFGAVMRVLSMERNLYAVEAFLPESVDEDSLQVIQNRLEHTKFIDSVTFVSADSALADFRRHFSGEMLDLVEGNPIPPFFRVTLGEENKNPATLIEVKNNLARTEIFEEVQAPVEWVEKIAAWKFRMIFWPICVSVLLLFTLSLIICNSVRLSLLSRRLLVENMKYAGGSHFFIEFPFVLQGAFQGLVGSGLAVILLAVVLNSVADAFPIVAANLTGLGTGLFLVVVLVTALSGYFSFRTVREFLSIKRNEQE, from the coding sequence ATGCGGCAGCACCGCACGGTGATTTTACCGTCGTTTGCCACCATATTCCTGTGTTCGCTGCTTTTGGCGGCTTCGTTTACCGCTTTCGGGGCGGTCATGCGCGTTCTTTCGATGGAAAGGAACCTGTATGCTGTCGAAGCGTTCTTGCCCGAATCGGTCGACGAAGATTCCCTGCAGGTGATTCAGAATCGCCTGGAACACACCAAGTTTATTGATTCTGTGACTTTTGTGAGCGCCGATTCCGCTTTGGCCGATTTCCGCAGGCATTTTTCCGGCGAAATGCTCGACCTGGTTGAAGGAAACCCGATTCCGCCGTTTTTCAGGGTGACTCTTGGTGAAGAAAACAAGAACCCGGCCACATTGATTGAGGTCAAGAACAATTTAGCCCGCACTGAAATTTTCGAAGAAGTCCAGGCGCCTGTCGAATGGGTCGAAAAAATTGCCGCCTGGAAGTTCCGCATGATTTTTTGGCCGATATGCGTTAGCGTATTGCTCTTGTTTACGCTGTCGCTCATTATCTGCAACTCTGTAAGACTTTCGCTTCTGTCCCGCAGGCTCTTGGTCGAAAACATGAAGTATGCGGGCGGTAGCCACTTCTTTATCGAATTTCCGTTTGTGCTGCAGGGCGCATTCCAGGGCTTGGTCGGTAGCGGTCTTGCCGTCATCTTGCTGGCCGTCGTTTTGAACTCGGTGGCAGATGCGTTCCCGATTGTAGCGGCAAACTTGACTGGCCTTGGAACAGGCCTGTTCTTGGTGGTTGTCTTGGTCACGGCTCTTTCGGGCTACTTTAGTTTCCGCACGGTGCGCGAATTCCTTTCGATTAAGCGCAATGAACAGGAATGA
- a CDS encoding patatin-like phospholipase family protein, whose product MVALCVTGAFSAEKDDVPSIDLLKASADSIAAADSVAAAGSVSTDSLPVGNVDSLLKTVLYLGGGERSPWFQLGVFYAIEEYGIPVDSVVATSWGAWMAALWTRGVPLDDIQKIMLDPAIAPFVGHDMTAPESKLGYKQTDSYELPISVSGIPSIRKRFAISKDSALWFRSESKSLTPDSMQVVRALAKLRFQESLYRQHSSGKIPFAVQSCESGKAVVIGNSIPEIIASLPLWNANESSKNPSGELCPYYAMPIEDNAHELSIIVVADPLRAPIVGDERTRLIKQHVSEILTSQPGVIVRAHTILDTARSAWIQSGFTSFEKQLGRFKVLNGRRHAYSADQEGAKPWFKFEPTYDSLSSEVQNAVKSYWPESDTGIIAPENFANDLLQNPAYDSLDLNMHPSGNVSVESSVKPIVDLAAGGFGSNVFGPNVYAEAAVHYVDHVEIELVMAGFWGEHSYGFRPRLNISKLWNRHWNLEFGYDYLKLVPLKGFNGNIHRNIRIKSERRSDLTMNLLYTVDDHQRISAEFIFGSRYYDLDSVYYGDLEMKAYPVSPMLHYRYLNGADDNWFANDGYAVNVWGGFESIGYDDGIIDVVPIYWRLMADARYTISPLRFVTLNVAAEGAIERYHDEGHGYVSPKSFEKPPLDVAYRLHAAATPWSTEWYNPELSSHEYAMVRLNGGVHGNYLGAWIFGAYYHDFEDSPYADLDVDKFVFEPALRFAYKSVTVYAGLSRVVDFNTFGDLTHLSGYNYFIRVGNYKF is encoded by the coding sequence GTGGTAGCACTGTGTGTAACAGGGGCTTTCTCGGCTGAGAAAGACGATGTTCCGTCGATTGATTTGCTGAAGGCTTCGGCAGATTCCATTGCTGCGGCCGATTCTGTCGCTGCGGCAGGTTCGGTTTCGACGGATTCGCTGCCTGTAGGGAACGTAGATTCTTTGCTGAAAACGGTCTTGTATTTGGGCGGTGGCGAGCGCTCGCCATGGTTCCAGTTGGGCGTTTTCTATGCGATTGAAGAATATGGAATTCCGGTAGATTCCGTGGTCGCGACTTCTTGGGGCGCTTGGATGGCTGCCCTCTGGACTCGCGGTGTCCCGCTCGATGACATCCAGAAAATTATGTTGGATCCAGCGATTGCTCCTTTCGTGGGCCATGACATGACGGCGCCCGAAAGCAAGTTGGGCTATAAGCAGACGGATTCTTACGAGCTTCCGATTTCTGTTTCGGGCATTCCTTCTATCCGCAAGCGCTTTGCAATATCGAAGGATTCTGCCTTATGGTTCCGTAGCGAATCGAAATCGCTCACGCCAGATTCTATGCAGGTGGTGCGTGCGCTTGCAAAGCTTCGCTTTCAAGAAAGCCTTTACCGCCAGCATTCCTCGGGCAAGATTCCGTTTGCGGTGCAGTCCTGCGAATCGGGCAAGGCTGTCGTTATCGGGAATTCTATACCGGAGATTATAGCTTCGCTCCCGCTTTGGAATGCGAATGAATCTTCGAAGAATCCGTCGGGAGAACTTTGCCCGTATTACGCGATGCCGATAGAAGACAATGCTCATGAACTTTCGATAATAGTTGTCGCTGACCCGTTGCGTGCGCCGATTGTTGGCGATGAACGTACTCGCTTGATCAAACAGCATGTGTCTGAAATTTTAACGAGCCAGCCGGGAGTCATTGTGCGTGCGCATACGATTCTCGATACCGCCCGTTCGGCGTGGATCCAATCCGGATTTACTTCTTTCGAAAAACAGCTTGGCCGCTTTAAAGTGCTTAATGGCCGTCGTCACGCCTATTCTGCGGACCAAGAAGGAGCAAAGCCTTGGTTCAAATTTGAACCCACGTATGACAGCTTGTCTTCGGAAGTGCAAAATGCAGTCAAGTCGTATTGGCCGGAATCGGATACGGGAATAATTGCACCTGAAAATTTTGCGAACGACTTGTTGCAAAATCCGGCGTATGATTCCTTGGATTTGAACATGCATCCGAGTGGAAATGTATCAGTGGAATCTTCGGTGAAGCCGATTGTAGATTTGGCCGCGGGCGGTTTTGGCTCGAATGTGTTTGGCCCGAATGTCTATGCCGAAGCTGCAGTGCATTATGTCGACCATGTTGAAATTGAACTGGTAATGGCTGGGTTCTGGGGCGAACATTCTTATGGATTCCGTCCACGCTTGAATATTTCAAAGTTGTGGAACCGGCATTGGAATTTAGAGTTCGGTTATGATTACTTGAAACTCGTACCGTTGAAGGGCTTTAATGGCAATATCCACCGCAATATTCGAATCAAGTCCGAAAGGCGTAGCGATTTGACAATGAACCTGTTGTATACGGTAGATGACCATCAACGTATTTCGGCCGAGTTTATTTTTGGCTCTAGGTACTATGACTTGGATTCTGTGTATTATGGTGACCTTGAAATGAAGGCGTATCCGGTTTCGCCGATGTTGCATTACCGCTACTTGAATGGTGCCGATGACAACTGGTTTGCAAACGATGGCTATGCTGTAAATGTCTGGGGCGGCTTTGAATCGATTGGCTACGATGATGGTATTATCGATGTGGTGCCGATTTACTGGAGACTTATGGCAGATGCCCGCTACACGATTTCTCCGTTGCGTTTTGTGACGTTAAATGTGGCGGCAGAAGGCGCGATAGAGCGTTACCATGATGAAGGCCATGGCTATGTTTCTCCCAAGTCGTTTGAAAAACCTCCGCTTGATGTGGCTTATCGCCTGCATGCGGCGGCAACACCTTGGTCTACCGAATGGTACAATCCAGAACTGTCTTCGCATGAATATGCCATGGTTCGCTTGAACGGAGGCGTTCACGGAAATTATCTTGGGGCGTGGATTTTCGGAGCGTACTATCACGATTTTGAAGATAGCCCGTATGCGGACCTTGATGTCGATAAGTTCGTGTTTGAACCGGCACTCCGGTTTGCCTACAAGTCCGTTACCGTGTATGCGGGACTCAGTCGAGTCGTTGACTTCAACACCTTCGGTGATTTAACCCACTTGAGCGGGTACAATTACTTTATCCGCGTCGGAAATTACAAATTTTAA
- a CDS encoding ATPase, T2SS/T4P/T4SS family has translation MRNQYMAKVLVHNKVVTEAQVKAHWGEITDKKDIGQVLVDAGVLPPPMYIKVLAFVKNLEAKAAAEGGSAPAAAPANAAPAASQKQSTARFEAPPASAPSVAPAAPQPAQSEGLQIEGNSSLYGEVSTSNVEVEAVAGLESTSISTVQVQAEAEEESSGEDSEKLPSRFAILTGEGTPVEAPEKIRPMTNLSQIIAFARKFGATDIYLYADRPVVMRQSGALFVASDDALDLSHINERLDEASKGFSDGYKIIVGKNFSKTIGLAGVGRARITVTWNGTNPSVSIRVIPQESTTLENLYLPAFCNQFVELNSGLVLVAGPAASGRSTTISTFAETIAANRDVYIQTIEKPIERVLQNPRGAIAQREVGLHVRSGIEGVEFAMQSGADVILFDYLETLDELSMLLRASNAGALVFAVTAGNNIHALLSRLLSSVSAEKRTAFANSLAEQLKGIIVQHLIPIVQNQGQVLAVEAAKMNSTMANMLRRGEISQLSASISSQKDQGISLDDSLQKCVESGYIEGVEAWKRACDSRRFAAYRVQN, from the coding sequence ATGAGAAACCAGTACATGGCAAAAGTCCTTGTGCACAACAAGGTCGTTACCGAGGCGCAGGTCAAAGCGCATTGGGGCGAAATTACCGACAAGAAGGACATTGGTCAAGTGCTTGTGGATGCGGGCGTTCTCCCGCCTCCGATGTACATCAAGGTGCTTGCCTTTGTAAAGAATCTTGAGGCGAAGGCCGCCGCCGAAGGCGGTAGCGCTCCTGCCGCAGCACCTGCAAACGCTGCTCCTGCGGCTTCGCAAAAGCAGTCGACCGCGCGCTTCGAAGCGCCTCCGGCATCAGCGCCGTCGGTTGCTCCTGCCGCTCCTCAGCCCGCACAGTCCGAAGGCTTGCAGATTGAAGGCAATAGCAGCTTGTATGGCGAAGTCTCGACATCTAACGTGGAAGTCGAAGCGGTCGCGGGCCTAGAATCGACAAGCATCAGCACGGTGCAGGTGCAGGCCGAAGCCGAAGAAGAATCTTCGGGCGAAGATTCCGAAAAGTTGCCGAGCCGCTTTGCGATTTTGACCGGCGAAGGAACTCCGGTCGAAGCGCCTGAAAAGATTCGTCCGATGACAAACCTGTCGCAGATTATTGCTTTTGCCCGCAAGTTCGGCGCAACGGATATTTACCTGTACGCAGACCGCCCGGTGGTCATGCGCCAGTCGGGCGCTCTCTTTGTGGCCTCGGACGATGCTCTGGATTTGTCTCATATTAACGAGCGCTTGGACGAAGCTTCCAAGGGATTCTCGGATGGCTATAAGATTATCGTCGGCAAGAACTTTAGCAAGACGATTGGTCTTGCTGGCGTTGGCCGCGCTCGAATCACGGTCACATGGAACGGCACGAATCCGAGTGTATCAATTCGTGTGATTCCGCAAGAATCGACCACGCTCGAAAACTTGTATTTGCCGGCATTCTGCAATCAGTTTGTGGAGCTCAATAGCGGTCTTGTGCTTGTCGCAGGCCCTGCTGCAAGCGGTCGCTCTACGACGATTTCGACTTTCGCTGAAACGATTGCCGCTAACCGCGATGTGTACATTCAGACGATTGAAAAACCGATTGAACGCGTGCTCCAGAATCCGCGTGGTGCAATTGCCCAACGCGAAGTGGGCTTGCATGTGCGTTCGGGTATTGAGGGCGTAGAATTTGCCATGCAGAGCGGTGCCGACGTGATTCTGTTCGATTACCTCGAAACTCTCGATGAACTTTCGATGCTGTTGCGTGCTTCGAATGCGGGCGCGCTCGTGTTCGCCGTAACGGCGGGCAATAACATTCATGCATTGCTTTCTCGCTTGCTGTCGTCTGTGTCTGCAGAAAAGCGCACGGCGTTTGCGAATTCGCTTGCAGAACAGCTCAAGGGAATCATTGTGCAACACTTGATTCCGATTGTGCAGAATCAGGGTCAGGTGCTTGCAGTCGAAGCCGCCAAGATGAATTCTACGATGGCGAATATGCTCCGCCGCGGAGAAATCTCGCAGCTCTCGGCGTCGATCAGCAGTCAGAAAGATCAAGGTATTTCGCTCGACGATTCTCTGCAGAAGTGTGTGGAATCGGGCTATATCGAAGGTGTCGAGGCTTGGAAACGTGCCTGCGACAGCCGACGTTTTGCTGCTTACAGGGTCCAGAACTAA
- the tsaD gene encoding tRNA (adenosine(37)-N6)-threonylcarbamoyltransferase complex transferase subunit TsaD, with amino-acid sequence MIWLGIESSCDETACAVLQDDPVKVLSNPLYSQIDEHALYGGVVPEIAARAHLQKISPIAEAAVKEAGIELKDIDAIAYTTGPGLMGPLLVGASFAKGLARDLQIPAYGMNHLEGHLAAAWLTHPEIEPPFLTLTVSGGHTELVLEEPGFKYTSIGRTRDDAAGEAFDKCGKLLGLKYPAGATISRLGKDGNRKFVDFPRALHVHDNCEFSFSGLKTAVLRYTETHDPEFIQKNIGDICASLEDAIVDSLVTKTITALKKTKMKTLVVGGGVSANAWLRTRLQDYCDKHGIMFCIPERSLSTDNGAMIAAAAIRRKLQGKLTSVNEVKPWMPLAL; translated from the coding sequence ATGATCTGGCTTGGAATTGAATCCAGCTGCGACGAAACCGCCTGTGCTGTACTGCAAGACGATCCTGTAAAAGTCCTTTCGAACCCGCTTTACAGTCAAATTGACGAACATGCCCTCTATGGCGGCGTGGTTCCTGAAATTGCGGCACGCGCACACTTGCAAAAGATTTCCCCGATTGCTGAAGCCGCCGTCAAGGAAGCAGGCATTGAACTCAAGGATATTGACGCCATCGCCTACACCACGGGCCCGGGCCTTATGGGACCGCTTCTGGTGGGTGCAAGTTTCGCTAAGGGCCTTGCCCGCGACTTGCAGATTCCGGCTTACGGCATGAACCACTTGGAAGGCCACCTGGCCGCCGCTTGGCTCACGCACCCTGAAATCGAGCCGCCGTTCCTGACGCTTACCGTTTCGGGCGGTCATACGGAACTCGTGCTCGAAGAACCCGGATTCAAGTACACCAGCATCGGCCGCACCCGCGACGATGCCGCCGGCGAAGCTTTCGACAAGTGCGGCAAACTGCTCGGCCTCAAGTACCCCGCAGGCGCAACCATCAGCCGTCTCGGCAAAGATGGCAACCGCAAATTTGTAGACTTTCCGCGCGCACTCCATGTGCACGACAACTGCGAATTTTCGTTCAGCGGTTTAAAGACAGCTGTGCTTCGCTATACCGAAACGCACGACCCGGAATTCATCCAGAAGAACATCGGCGACATTTGCGCCTCCTTGGAAGACGCTATTGTCGATAGCCTTGTGACCAAGACCATTACCGCCCTCAAAAAGACCAAGATGAAAACTCTCGTGGTCGGTGGCGGTGTGAGCGCAAACGCTTGGCTCCGCACTCGCTTGCAAGATTACTGCGACAAGCATGGAATCATGTTCTGCATTCCGGAACGCAGTCTGAGCACCGATAACGGCGCCATGATTGCCGCAGCTGCGATTCGCCGTAAACTGCAAGGCAAGCTGACCTCGGTTAACGAAGTCAAGCCCTGGATGCCGCTTGCGCTCTAA
- a CDS encoding ATPase, T2SS/T4P/T4SS family, which produces MATEIESLLEYTLNVGASELVITEGAASAVRLAGKVCAIPDAPAVEAGSLRKFLTTMEGESGTIMGGPWCGSKWRVRYNRTALGSSAIFRPVLEECPDFSALGVPDSMMNLLGIRSGLVVFSGPACSGKTTTATAYVSALCQSGIMRVSLLDQDAEMPVKHGDSLVLENSTGSIPEKMEQALRSGIDLIWLGNFEGQSLIPVLRAAEAGALVVLTVTAGNAVGALAALLAAESLENRDMACNMLASVLKAVVVQRLLPGAQGVVPAWEILYGTQNVASKIRSGEYYTLPSIIAASASEGMMLMDDCLAELVKAGYVSSEDAVRVVSNPARLG; this is translated from the coding sequence ATGGCTACAGAAATTGAATCTTTGCTAGAATACACGCTGAATGTGGGCGCCTCTGAACTTGTGATTACCGAAGGTGCCGCTTCTGCCGTTCGCTTGGCGGGTAAGGTTTGCGCGATTCCTGATGCTCCTGCTGTAGAAGCGGGCTCGCTCCGCAAATTCTTGACTACGATGGAAGGTGAATCGGGTACTATTATGGGTGGCCCGTGGTGTGGCTCCAAGTGGCGCGTGCGTTACAACCGAACCGCTTTGGGTAGCTCTGCTATATTTAGGCCCGTACTTGAAGAATGCCCGGACTTTTCGGCGCTCGGTGTGCCGGATTCCATGATGAACTTGCTTGGAATCCGTTCGGGTCTTGTGGTCTTTAGTGGCCCTGCTTGTAGCGGAAAGACAACGACAGCTACCGCTTACGTGTCTGCGCTTTGCCAGTCGGGCATTATGCGTGTGAGCCTTTTGGATCAAGATGCCGAAATGCCTGTAAAACATGGCGATAGCTTGGTTCTTGAAAATTCGACCGGTTCTATTCCCGAAAAAATGGAACAGGCGCTTCGCAGTGGAATCGACCTGATTTGGCTTGGTAATTTCGAAGGCCAATCTTTGATTCCGGTATTGCGTGCTGCCGAGGCGGGTGCTCTGGTAGTGCTTACGGTGACGGCTGGTAATGCGGTGGGTGCACTCGCTGCGTTGCTTGCGGCGGAATCGCTTGAAAACCGCGACATGGCATGCAATATGCTCGCCTCTGTCTTGAAGGCAGTGGTGGTGCAACGTTTGCTGCCTGGCGCTCAAGGGGTTGTGCCTGCTTGGGAAATCCTTTACGGTACGCAGAATGTGGCTTCCAAGATTCGTAGCGGCGAATACTACACGCTGCCCTCGATTATTGCGGCCTCGGCTTCTGAAGGCATGATGCTTATGGACGATTGCCTTGCAGAGCTTGTGAAGGCGGGCTATGTGTCTTCTGAAGATGCTGTCCGTGTGGTTTCGAATCCGGCTCGGTTAGGATAA